A genomic segment from Flavobacteriales bacterium encodes:
- the bioB gene encoding biotin synthase BioB — protein sequence MSDIRHNWTKDEILEIYNRPLIDLIYEAAKVHREHNDPKEVQVSTLLSIKTGGCPEDCSYCPQAARYHTDIEKNDLMSVEQVRKAAQDAKDGGSSRLCMGAAWRNVKDNDEFDQVLDMVKTVYDMDMEVCCTLGMVTENQAKRLAAAGLYAYNHNVDSSEEYYKEVISTRGYEDRLETLSNVRKAKLTVCSGGIIGMGESPEDRCGMLLTLSCLNPHPESVPINGLVPVEGTPLGEQEIVPIWDMVRMIAVTRIVLPDTTVRLSAGRTQMTDEGQALCFLAGAGSIFAGDKLLTTPNPEFNRDMALFNALGLTPKAPYKKGDKPQVDEEAYKTRPENAEKIKWSRPGHTIEKNVAAANKAKTPSA from the coding sequence ATGAGCGACATCAGACACAATTGGACGAAGGACGAGATATTGGAGATCTATAACCGTCCGCTGATTGATTTGATATATGAAGCGGCTAAAGTGCACCGCGAGCACAACGACCCGAAGGAGGTGCAAGTGAGCACGTTGCTTTCGATAAAGACAGGTGGTTGCCCAGAGGATTGTTCGTATTGTCCGCAGGCGGCCCGCTACCACACGGATATTGAGAAGAATGATCTGATGAGCGTGGAGCAGGTTCGGAAGGCGGCTCAGGATGCGAAGGACGGTGGTTCATCGCGGTTGTGCATGGGCGCTGCGTGGCGGAATGTGAAGGACAACGATGAGTTTGATCAGGTGTTGGACATGGTGAAGACGGTGTACGACATGGATATGGAAGTGTGCTGCACGCTGGGAATGGTGACCGAAAACCAGGCGAAACGCTTGGCGGCCGCTGGTCTGTATGCATACAATCACAACGTTGATAGTTCGGAAGAGTATTACAAGGAAGTGATTTCCACACGTGGATACGAAGACAGATTGGAGACCTTGAGCAACGTGCGTAAGGCTAAACTGACGGTTTGTTCGGGCGGAATTATCGGAATGGGCGAAAGCCCTGAAGACCGCTGCGGCATGCTACTGACGCTTTCGTGCCTGAATCCGCATCCTGAAAGTGTGCCGATCAATGGACTTGTTCCGGTGGAAGGAACACCTTTGGGCGAGCAGGAAATCGTTCCTATTTGGGATATGGTTCGGATGATTGCTGTGACGCGGATAGTGTTGCCAGACACTACGGTTCGTTTGTCTGCGGGAAGAACACAAATGACAGATGAAGGTCAGGCGCTGTGCTTCTTGGCCGGTGCAGGTTCCATTTTTGCGGGAGATAAACTACTTACTACGCCAAACCCTGAGTTTAATCGGGATATGGCTTTGTTCAATGCCTTGGGATTGACGCCAAAAGCTCCTTATAAGAAAGGTGACAAGCCGCAGGTGGACGAGGAAGCGTACAAGACGCGCCCTGAGAACGCTGAGAAGATCAAGTGGTCTCGACCTGGGCATACGATTGAAAAGAACGTAGCGGCTGCGAATAAGGCGAAAACCCCAAGCGCATAA
- the trmD gene encoding tRNA (guanosine(37)-N1)-methyltransferase TrmD, giving the protein MRFDIITIHPELLSGPFSHSILKRAQDKSLVEIEFHDLREYTLDKHKKVDDYQFGGGAGMVMTIEPIDRCISALKQQRDYDEVIYMTPDGEQFDQPMANRLSSKGNMIILCGHYKGIDERVREHFITKEISIGDYVLTGGELAAAVVCDAIIRLIPGVISDETSALFDSHQDGMLAPPVYTRPAEYKGWKVPDVLISGNDKLVDDWRHEQALKRTQERRPGYLDES; this is encoded by the coding sequence ATGCGTTTCGACATCATCACCATACATCCCGAACTGCTTTCGGGACCATTCAGCCACAGCATTCTCAAACGTGCTCAGGATAAAAGCTTGGTAGAAATTGAATTCCACGACCTACGTGAATACACGTTGGATAAGCACAAAAAAGTGGATGATTACCAATTTGGTGGCGGTGCTGGCATGGTCATGACCATTGAACCAATTGACCGTTGCATTTCCGCACTCAAACAACAACGCGATTACGATGAGGTAATCTACATGACACCCGATGGTGAGCAATTCGACCAGCCAATGGCCAATCGCTTGTCCTCAAAAGGCAACATGATCATCCTTTGCGGCCACTACAAAGGCATTGACGAGCGCGTTCGCGAACATTTCATCACCAAAGAAATCTCCATTGGCGATTACGTCCTCACGGGTGGCGAATTGGCCGCGGCTGTGGTCTGCGATGCCATCATTCGGCTCATTCCGGGCGTTATCTCAGACGAAACCTCTGCCCTTTTCGACAGCCATCAGGATGGAATGCTTGCGCCACCGGTTTACACTCGTCCAGCAGAATACAAAGGTTGGAAAGTGCCAGATGTGCTCATTTCGGGAAACGACAAACTGGTGGATGATTGGCGGCACGAACAGGCTTTGAAGCGAACGCAAGAACGAAGACCGGGTTATTTGGATGAAAGTTGA